Genomic DNA from Oreochromis aureus strain Israel breed Guangdong linkage group 2, ZZ_aureus, whole genome shotgun sequence:
GCTGTTAGCCACATTTAAGTGTGACGGCAACCTGTTACCTACCTCCTGATATCTGACGCTGCTGTTCTGTTCTGCCATGGTTGAAGAGGAGcgaaataactgtacagtactcccTCTGCTTCTGCTGTGAAACTGTGTAACGTAAAAGGAATCTCGCAGGCGAAGTAGCAAAGATAACGCTGCCTTCTAGTCGGCCATCTCCTTGTTTCTCCGCTCCTGGTAGTGGCAGAGCTGGTGCTGCGTTCAAGTGCAGTCGGAAACGGCATCTTTTCAGTTGTAAGCACGTGAAAGAtcgagggggaaaaaagcacaaaTTATAAGCCCATAACTGTCAATGATATATATTTTACGCTGTAAAGGGGAATTGCTACagtgtataatataatatatcaaAATTAAATGCACTTATTCAGAAGAAATTGCTCATTTAAAGTGTTATAATACATAATATGACTGGTGATGAGCTAATATGATGTGCCATCTTCCGAGATTTCTTATTGAACATCTGAAATTAAGCAAATATGAAGTGCGAGGCAGTGTTCTAGTTAACAAAAACAGTTGTGAAgatggatttatttttattttttttgccatttgcaAGTCAGAAAATTTGGGCTAATAACTACATATCAAGTTTacatataataattataataagtCTGCGGGCATTTTTCCCAGTAGTGAAAAACTTCCATAGCACTTCCACGCTAAGAAAACCAGTAAAAATAACAAGGAGCACTTGAAGGCAACAGGAGTTCATTCCTGTTTGTCACATGACTGGAAGAACAGACTGAAAACCACAGCATGtcccaaaaaacacacacaaaatgtacAAATTAAATTTGCTTTATTACAAAGAACAAATGAGCAGTTCTATGAAGAATCATCTATACCAGCACTAACTTATCTCTATGAAAAGTAGTTGTGGGAAAATCTTGCTTGATCTTGaggaagaagggaaaaaaaaaatcagtggaaTTATTGGAGTGCTCATTTGGTCAAATGCCTCTTGAATCCAGGATGTTTGAGAGAGGTCTTCctcagtttttctttggctcTGATGGAGGTGACTCTACCAGCTTGTTGTGGACATGCATCATGCCTGTGGACAAAAAGCAAGACTCAGTAGTTTTTCTATGACTCATGTCTGCtttggaaatatttttttcttaatcagctggaaatataaaatgtttttctccCACTTAGCAACTGCATGAGCTGTGATTCAGTGTCTCACCTTTAAAGTACTTCACAGTTTTGACTCGCAGTTCCAGGGTGGCGTCTTCATCGCACACAAAAATGGTCTGTGGGTGCTGCTGGAAGGCAGACACCGTCCACATGTGATTCACACCTTCCTCTATGGCTTTGTACAAAGCAAACGCCTTGTGTGCTCCGGTGATGAGAATCATGACCTGAGGACAAATTGAAAACAGAGAAATAACTCAGCAAGTTCACAAGTTAAGTGATGACCACTGTTCTTGATATTTAggcacagcagcaaaaacacaaacaacaaggCACGTGGCTGACACTGAGCCAGACTCCCAACCTCTTTGGCATCCATGACAGTGCCCACTCCCACCGTCAGCGCCATGGTGGGGACTTTTGAGAGGTCGCCATCAAAGAATCGGGCATTGGCCATAATGGTGTCCTTCGCCAGTGTCTTCACTCTGGTCCTGGATACCAGACTTGAACCAGGCTCATTAAATGCAATGTGGCCATCAGGTCCAATACCTGACACAGAACAAGAAGAGGGGGTTTAATTGCTTTGCAATCATTTATTACAGggcagaagaaaataaatgtgtggCTGACTGGCTGCAGTATTTTCACTATTATCTGTGTGCCCTCCTGACCTCCAACAAACAGCTGAATCCCCCCAGCAGCTGTTATCTTCTTCTCAAAGGCATCACACTCTGCCTGCAGGTCGGCAGCGTTGCCATCGAGGATGTGCGTGTTCTCTGCTTTTATATCTATGTGCTTGAAGAAGTTATTCCACATGAAGGAGTGGTAGCTCTCAGGATGATCTCTGGGAAGTCCTATAAAAGGAGTTTATGACAGGTTCTTATGCAAGACCAGAGCTTGGAAGCGTGCCTCACTCTGTATGCTTAATGGCACAATAGAGAACAATCAGGACCTACCTACATATTCATCCATGTTGAAAGTCTTCACGTACTGGAATGATAGAGCTCCATTTTTGTAGTATTCAATCAGCTTCTTATAACAACCTAAAGGGGTGCCTCCTGAAGACGGGCAGAGAAAGCAACAAAGGAGTGAGAGGAGGAAACGTAGGCTGAACATTAAAATCATGCAAATCTAAATACATGTGCTAAATGCTACATCACAGGGTTGCACGTTGCTCTTACCTGTAGGGAGCCCCAGAGTGAAGTATTTGTTGGGGCCAGGGCTGAACTGTAAAATCTTGTTTCTAATGTACTTTGCTGCCCATTCGCTCGCCTGGTCGTAGTCGTTCAGGATGATGAGCTTCATGATCCTGCAGAAGCCAAAATAGTGAGAAATGAACGCGTTGCTtgtctaaacaacttcagaTTCTAAGAAGATCGGCTCAAAACACTCCTTATCAGACTTTAGACTCATCAATAAAAATCAGTCACAAACAGAGCAGTTGGAGCTCCGAGGTTTCCGAGCAAACTCGCAAATCACTCACAGTTTTTACCCACCCGCGCAGTGTCACCAAAACCTCACATTTACTGACCTAAAAAAAGTCTTTAGTTAATGCAGCCAGCGTTACCTTCCACTGTTTCCAGATTTCAGTCCGAGCACACGGATCTGGATGGATCATGTGACTTCTGCTGGAGGCGAACAGCGCGCACCGCGGAAGAGACGAAAACTGAACTTCAAGTCCAAGAGCTGAGAAAACAAAAGGCACCGGGCTGCTCCACAGCGCCCTTTAATGACCAAAaaaaagctgtgtcccaaaggCCAGtcctttttttacttttacgcGAGAGTTTTGAACGATTATTGTGAGCTTTTAACAAAAAGAATGAGTCTGCTGTTGCACAAACGCCCTCTCAGCTTCCCAGGATCTAAAAGTCTAAACAGTAGCATCTGCACATTATGTCCACTCCAACCTTTCATCATTGCCCAAAATACATTCCCGACCAAACAACAGCTGCCGATGGGTgaaagaagcttttgaaatATTCGAAAAACTAAGAttgtttgcagtttttaaaataaccaattACGTTTCTGATAttaatgttaaaataataagCTCTGCATCTTTATGGTGAGGGTTCATTTTAAGGCTCAGACACTCATTAAATTAATCTTATAAATGTTCATGTATAAAAAGTGCTGCTAAAAGGCGTCATTGATTAAAAaagttgatgaaaatgaaatgattttGGAATACGAAGTCCTGTTTACTTATCTATTGTTGTTTTACCAATTTTCCGCGTTTTTTGAATTGTAATAATCGATTTATTCAGCATGATCATAGACCCAATCTACCTACCCAGTAAGGAGTACTGGTGTGAAAAACAGAGGAGTAAGATCAAAATGTTGATCTCTTTaatttttgaaacattttttgagcttTTGAATCCATTCCAGGCCTTTTATTTGTCCTTAAATATCCTTAAAGACCGTTGAAACGAGCTACATTTAGATTCAGCATGTGCTGTGctctctgcagctttacaaGTATAAGTGGGTATAGATGTTGGATATGAACTGACTTTTATACAGACACACTGTTGGGTATTTCCATTTTTTCAGTAAACTGGGTATAGAAACACactcagagtgtgtgctggTCATGTGTCCTGTGTGGTATGGCTGCATCCATGGGCTCAGAATAAGATAGGAGATAGGCATGAACTCATCCATCACCAGGCAGGATGACAATAGAGAAGCTCAATAACATTGTTTGCTTCATGTAGCATTCCTATTAATCTTGATGAACTTTTATAAACCTCTATGTCTTTTTTGCCCTCCTGTCTGCATCTTTGTCCTTATCTTCTTGTTTCTCTGTAGGGTGACCAGTACAGACACGTTTTCTGTACAGACATCTGttctttattactattattgtccttattatttaaatattattaatttGTTTACTCTTATTGTTGCCTGCTGCTAAACTAAACAAATTTCCCCCTGTGGGACAATAAAgaatttgatttgaattgaactgaattgaatttggTCTATATATTTGTGAGGAGCTGGGCTTCTGTGCTTAGGCTCCTAgaagaagtggaagaaaatacATTCATggttcattgttttgtttttattttagaattTAACTTTCATTGACATGGTTGATATGAACTGTAGAACACTCTTCACATTCTTGCCCACTTCACATTACATCACACTCTTCTTCTACAGAGTATAATGTGCAAAGTTGATAATGGACAATACGAGGTGCCACATTAAACAGCATTTAAAGTATGGTTGATTATTTTAGAATGTGATTAATGGTTTAACACAGACGAATCTTTAGTCAGCAGACTAACAGCTCACAGCTCCTCTCAGTGACCACTGACCTACTTAAACCAGAAGAGGGCAGCAGTGCCAAGGAAGAAGAGATGAGATGAGGGCGATGATGGAGGAACAAGTTGTTTTGCGAAGAGAATATTTTAATTTCTAAATGAGACAGAGTCATTTATTGTGACACCAATGTGGAGGAATTAAACACACAGGTGTCTTTCGACTCCTCTGTagctttcttcttgtttttagttttaatttttttttttttacaatttctctttttgttttctttttttttgtttaaggtcatttttttaggaaataattgaaatgttatttgtttttattattattatttgtgaagagcaatGATGCTAAAGTTGTACTAGTGTAACAATTTGATATGATATGAAACTATATTTatcctcctaggacctggcgtccacatatgtggacatcacattttgggttgtctagaccaaaatactaaattttgctctacaagggcctgatagcCACTTACGAGGACTTtatactgttctatcaaaatttataACAAATGTCCTcttatgtggatctcatttgtctcaaaacaaaaatcagattAACAAAAATCTggttattctttgtttttgcactcatcaggtcccaatcagcccaaatagcaaagaaaagttaaaaatgcatgccatgaaagagttcaggtcttGGGAGGTTAAATATGCTGTCACATTAATGTTGGGAGCTGTGATGCAGGGTCCCATATTGCATGCAGGTCTGGCacggatctggtgtcaagctgtcacttctgactgactggtgttaTGGctgggtgtatgtcaaccagatgtgggccaggtctggcaatgaggcactatttatgttcctattttcttattttagttagaagacccaaatgccatgttgcaatactatactgctatggtagccaacgttttaaatgcagatttgacaggtttgtgagtgtacactttatccaaaacctagtgagggtttacgcACATCTACCACAGGCTGGCTGTAGATCAGGAGGTacagcaggtcacctactaattggaaggctagtggttcgatccctggctcctccagtttGCATGTCAAGAGTacgaatgtagttaggaagcacgtCTTGTCATTTCGTCATGTtccttttgcactattatgttccggcacatgttgttattacatggcttgattaaggtacacattaggctgacatctggagccagagctgaagctggaccagcacaggaccaccagtgtgtctgcagctggcccatgtgtgggccaccaaagggccatcattctttgcggtatgtgggccatgtgtaggcacattgtgtgggccagatccgggcAATACCAGTTTTGCTATGTGGGGTGCTGGTATCTTATTTCTGAATAAAAATGTTCCAAAGTGTCACACCTTATTTACCATcctgcaaacacagaaacatcccTCACTCACTTTAGTTAGGATGGATTTTCTCTCGTTTCTCCACACAGTTCTGTACATTTAATTAACATGGACATTCATGTACGCATACCTGATATCTATGTCTGAAATGTTATCTCCTATCTAACTTATTATAATAACATGTAAATTCATATGACAATGGCAATATGGTCTCGAACCTAGAATGTTTATTCCAAACATCTTCAACATGAAAAAATGGCTGATCTTTCTATGAAAGATTTTGGTCTTCTAAAGTGAGATTTATTAATTACTCAGGTAATAGTAGAGTCTGTACTGCACCTTTTAACACTTGATTACAGTGAGTACAGTTGTGACCAAAGTACTGGCACCACtgttaaaacaatttttaacatttatttgctaaaaaaaaaaaaaaaaaaaaaaggttttgaaaCTTTTGAATTTCCCATGTTTGTTCTTTGCAACATtataagttgccctaacttagTTATCTTAAAtgagctttacttagttttttttggCAACAAGTttgaataatttatttaaagttctgggaactaatttactaggtgtaaaaaacaaaaaaacaaaaaacaaaacaaaaacaactgcaaAACAAACTTTGTGTCACTGACAACTTTTGTCCACAGCTGTACAGATTTGTTGGAAACAGCTGTTCAATCCATCGTAGGCTGTGTATAAATGAGCTTATCAGTAAGGTGAAACTTAAGTCACATGGTTTCTGGGAAATCATGTGGTGTAGCCATTCTActttgacttttg
This window encodes:
- the gnpda1 gene encoding glucosamine-6-phosphate isomerase 1 is translated as MKLIILNDYDQASEWAAKYIRNKILQFSPGPNKYFTLGLPTGGTPLGCYKKLIEYYKNGALSFQYVKTFNMDEYVGLPRDHPESYHSFMWNNFFKHIDIKAENTHILDGNAADLQAECDAFEKKITAAGGIQLFVGGIGPDGHIAFNEPGSSLVSRTRVKTLAKDTIMANARFFDGDLSKVPTMALTVGVGTVMDAKEVMILITGAHKAFALYKAIEEGVNHMWTVSAFQQHPQTIFVCDEDATLELRVKTVKYFKGMMHVHNKLVESPPSEPKKN